Below is a genomic region from Ictalurus punctatus breed USDA103 chromosome 12, Coco_2.0, whole genome shotgun sequence.
ttcttatcattaacattgatttattatgtaTCAATATGTTATCCTACATATTCTGTGATCGTTTTGGAGATGAGGAATGACGTTTAGGAATCACGATCAGGATTCTATTCTACTGTACTCTAATCAGTATCAGCTTGTGGCTGTGTACATGATATGTAGCAGATATGCGTATCCATACTATTGAATGTTTCTAACGTGTATTGCTTTGATTCCATAAAGCTTGACTGAAAATGTTgctctttaaaggaaaatatgggtggctcttaaaagagccgtttaaGGAACAAaggcatgaaagaaacaaacgtctttacttctttttggGTGCTGCCTTCTTCGCCTTTGCCGCTTTAGGCTTTGTGGTCTTGGGCTTGACAGCTTTCGCTTTCTTGGGGCTCTTGGCTGCCTTTTTAGGGGTCGCGGGCTGTGGATGTGCAATATGGTGATGTGTTGTACCACCAGGAGGTTAGATGGCTGAGCAGAGGAAAAGTTTTCAGGAGATTTTTTGATCTGCGTGATGAGATCggagcttttcaggaaagcaaaattggtagtattcaagagcccatggataagaaatggctttctgacctggctttcctggtggacgtcacagagctgctcaatgttttaaatgttcagctccAGGGAAAAGACCAGATTATCACCCAGCTTTTTTATCACATCAGAGCCtacaaacaaaaactactgcTGCTCAGAAGACATCTCTCAGCAGGTAACATTCACAATTATAATATGCACCATAATTTTATGtgcagttattgttattattaatacttatatttagttagcatttatatccagtggtgccagctttgggtttttttgttaatcaagcTGATAAATTTTGTGTCAAAGTTCTCTTAAATTATCATGGATTAATTTCCTCgttttgtcagttatttattctatttgcctccctctctcttctttcactccctgtctcacactgttcctCTCTCGCTCATCTCCACATCCAGGAAATTTAGCCAATTTTCCCTGTTTTAGAGAGGCAGGCATGATGAAAGAGAAGGTACCTGAGTATGATGCTGTTCTCAGCAACCTTATCCAGGAGTTTGACAGTCGCTTTGAGGACTTCAGACACACTGCATCTGACTTTGAGTGGTTTGTTCAACCtttcaccatcagtgtggacacagtcagtgatgatcttCAGATGGAACCAATTGagcttcagtgtgattcagaactcaaacacaagttcaggtcccttcccttgacagacttctacaaatgtgtcccAGCAAACAGGTTCCCAAAGATGTgcaaacaggcacaagtgaTGCTGTCTCTGTTTGGCAGTATCTACCACTGTGAACAGACTTTCAGTCTGATGAACTTAAACAAGTGTAAACTGAGATGTAAAGTAACTGACTCTCACCTCCATAATATCTTGACTTTGACAGTAAGTCCACTGCATCCCAATTTggaaaaacttttgaaaaataaggtccagcttcatgtgtctcattaGAGGTCACTGATATTGCAGGCAGTAGGTATTGAACATGTATTATAAATGGG
It encodes:
- the LOC128634118 gene encoding general transcription factor II-I repeat domain-containing protein 2A-like, which produces MDKKWLSDLAFLVDVTELLNVLNVQLQGKDQIITQLFYHIRAYKQKLLLLRRHLSAGNLANFPCFREAGMMKEKVPEYDAVLSNLIQEFDSRFEDFRHTASDFEWFVQPFTISVDTVSDDLQMEPIELQCDSELKHKFRSLPLTDFYKCVPANRFPKMCKQAQVMLSLFGSIYHCEQTFSLMNLNKCKLRCKVTDSHLHNILTLTVSPLHPNLEKLLKNKVQLHVSH